GTTGACCTCGGACAAGATGCCGTTGAGAGGCAGGATGCGGCTGGTGATGCTGCGGCGTTCCTCGTCCAAGAGGTGCAGGAGCGTGCTGAACGACTCGTGCGTGCGCTGGTTGAAGAACAGCCGGAACTCGGCCTCCTGCGCGGGCAATCCATCGCTCACAATCGCGTGATACCGGGATTCGAAGTCTCCGGCAGCACCGATCGAGGTACCGTGGTCGGCGCTGATGGCACTTCCCCAGTCGCGCACGAAGGCTTCGAACATGCGGGTCAACCGCTCGGCCGTCGCCTGGCCGCGCGATTCCGCGGAATGCAGTTCGTCGAGCAGCTTGTTGCGGACACTGTTGGCCAGGTTGTCGAGCTCGTACAGTTCAGAGACCTCGCCGACGCCGTCAAAGTACGGCTCCAGCGCGGCGACGGTAGAGGCCGACGGCGGTGATTGCTCCAGCTTCAGCCTCGCGGCATCGAGCAGGCCGTCCGCCGTGGTCATCTTGTGGTCCAGCGCCTTGTATTCGCTCTGCAATACTGCGGCCGCACCTGTGGAGGACTGGTGCTTGTCGCGTACGGATTCAATAGTGGCCCGCAACGGTTCAAGGTCCGCCTGCGCAGCCAGAGCATCCGTCAGGCGCTGTTCGATCCTGGCAAGTTCGTCTGCTGCGACGGCTGCGGAAACTTGCTCCCACGGCCGTTCATCCTCAGCCACACGGCGGAGCGCCTCGAGCTGCCGGGCCATGCCTTGGTGCGAATCCTCACGGCTCTGCGCAAGTTCCGCGGCTTTCGCGAGCTCGTTCTCCAACTCGCCCACGCGGGCTGCCACAAGCTCCAGTTTGGAAGCGTTGTCGAAGCCCAGGACGTAATCCTGGCGGCTTGTGAACCGGTCGTCCTTTTCCACGGTGTGACGGTTGCGCTTGACCACTCCGCCCAGACTCAGGCCCTTGTCCATCGACGCAAGCTCGTCAGGATCCTCCACGCACGGATACGCGAAGTCCACTGCGATCCGCTCACGGATCCACTCTCCGGCGTCCGCGTTGGCGCCCGAGGTGAGGATGCTCAACTTCGTCAAGAGGTCGCCGTCGGACACGTCCTCCACAGCCAACGCGCCACCGGCGAGCGGCTTGGACACATCAACGGCGCGGAGGGCACCACGGACGCTGTTGTCATTGAGGTAGCGCGTCACAGCCGCAAAATGCTCACCCGGAACCAGCAACGTGGTGGCGAGATTGCGCAGCGCGCGCTCGGCGGCCGGACGCCACTGGTCCTGCCCCTCCGCGAGGTCGATCAACTCGCCGCCAAACGGCATCCGCTCTTCCGGGACGCCGGTTGCGGCCGCAATGGCCGCGCGGTTTTCAATACTCGACGGCGGCAACAAGGACTTGCGCGACCGCAACGACAGGAGTTCCTGCTGGGCCGCCGCGAGTTCACGCTTTTTAGTCGCGTGCCCGTCGAACGCCTCGAAACGAAGCTCCTTCAGGGCCTCCGAATCGTCCTTCAACTCTGCCGATCGAGCTGCTGCCTGCTCGTGTGCCTGGTCCCATCCTTCGGCGGACCACTCAAGGTTCAGCCCGGCGTCGGCCAGCGCTTTCCGGGCCGAATCCTCTACCTGCTGACGGAGCTTCAAGCCAACCTTGGCGTTCTCCAGCGACTGCTCTATGGCCGAAATCGCGTTACCGCCGCGGTTGTTGTAGTCCAGTTCAAGGTCGCGAAGCTCTTTGGCCAAAGCATCCCGCACCGTGCGCTCAGCGGCGAGTTCCTGCGCCTTGGACTGGGCCAACTCCTTGAAACGGGCCAGCGTCCTGGCGTGCACCGTGACCGCGAGCTGCTGCTTGTACGCCTCGAACTCCTCGCCGGCCAACTCCCGGAGACGGTTCGCGTCCAGCAGGGCCTGCGCATACTCCTTGTTCAGCCCCGGAACGGGTGCCAACTGGTCGCGTTGCTGCCGCACATCCTCCAACCGCTGCCGGATGGACATCAGGTTGCTGAACTCCTCCACCACATCATCAGCGGCAGCCAACGTCGCCGGAGCATCGAGTACCTGGTCGCGGAAGAACGTATTCACGCTGCCGCCCAAACCCTTACCGGCCTGGATCACACGAAGCAGCGGCAGCGCCTGGTCCGAGTTGATACCCAGGAGCCTCCGGAAACGCTCGGCGAACGCCTTGTGGACGTCGAAAACCTGGCCATCCGGGAAGATCGACTCCAGCGCGCCCTTGGTGAACCGCTTCTGCGCGATCCCCTCAATGGCCTCAAGGTCCAACGGCTTGCTGTCGATCACATAGAAACGCCCGACGCTCGACTCCGTGCCGTTCTTCGGAAGATCGAACAGCGCCGACACCGTCACCTTCGTGCCGGCCGCGTTATCAAACGTCAGCGCGACGGCGGACCAGGTGGCACCCGGGCGCTGGAAGGCACTGGCCGAGCTGTCGCCCACCGCCTTATCACCCACCTTGCCGCGCATGTAAGTGAACGTGGTCCTCTTGTCCTCCACAGCACCGCCGGAACGCTGGGCAGCAGCCTCATTCGAGCGCGGACGGGCGTCAAACACGCGAAGCATCGCATCAAAAAGCGTCGACTTACCGACACCCGAGTTACCCGTCAGGAGGGTGCCCTTGCGGTCCACGTGCATGGTGTGGGCCCCATGGAATGTGCCCCAGTTGACCACCTGCACGAGCGCCAAACGCATCTGGCCCGGGTTTGTGAGCTCGCCGAGCGGGAGCATGCTTGCGATGGTCACTTGGTCATCCCGTCAGTCGTGGTTGCGTCCGCGGCGGTACCGGACACATGCTCGGCATGCTCGCTCGTACCTCGCTTGGACGCATGCTGCCGCATGTCCCCGGCATCGCCGCTCGCTTCGGTGAGGTGCTCGCCCGAGGTAGACGACGCCGATGCCGCCCCGGGAGTGGCATCGGGCCTATCGGAGCCGGCAGCATCGTCCGCAGGACGAATGCTGTCCGGCGAAGGGGCGGGGCCGGCATCGGCGTCGTCGTCTCCATCCGCGGAGGATTCAGAGGTGTCCAGGTCCAGGAGGGGTTCTGTTCCGGATTCGTCGGCGGCTACTGCTATCAGGGCCTCTATTTGGGCCGGGATGTCGCCGATGTTGTCGAAGGGCAGGGCCAGCGGGAGGGCGTTGCTGATGGTGTAGCTGTCGTCCAGCGGGGTGGGGAGGAGGAGTTGGCGGGCCAGGAGTTTGGTGATGGTGCGGGTGACCACGTCGGAGTCGCGCAGGGCATCTTGCTGGCCGGCCGGGGTGTAGTTGGCGACGAGGTCCGAGATTTCTTCGCGGGTGATCGTCGGGTCCGTCTGGGCGGTAACGTGGCGGTCCAGCAGGAGGCGCAGGCGAAGCAGGACGATGGTTTCCACGCGGCTCAAAGCACGCTGCTGCCGGAGGATGCTGGACCGGGAGCTCGCGCCGATGATTTCGGGATCGACGGGGCGCAGGACCGCGATTTTGCGGTCGTGATCGAGCTGGAGGGTAAGGAACAGTTCGGACAGGCGGCTGCGGAGGATCAGCTGGTTGTCCAAGAGCGTGGTCCACAATTTCTCGTCGCGGCCGCCGTCGATGTAGGGGCCTTTAAGGAGCTTCACCAAGGCGTGACGGACCTTCATGGGGAGGACGCCGGTGTCGCCGGGGAACAGTGCGGCGCCGTCCACGAAGGAGTCCCGCGGAGTCACCCGGAACGGATCCGCATGAGTGATTTCAGCAGCGGTCCCAGCCACCTCCTCGGTGACCTCATTCGCTTCGGCGCCATCCGCCGTCGTGATGTCCTCTGTTGTGATTTCCTCAGTCATCAGAATCCTCATTCAGCGTGACGACGGGCAGGTACGCCGTGCGGATGCTGCCGTCGATTTGTTCGAAGTCGATGTGTTCCCAGGCGGCCCGGTCGAAGGCAGCGCCGCCCTGCAGTGCCATGGACAGCAGGGTGCGCACGGTGTTGATGTGCCGTTCCTCGGCGGGCAGGTTTTCCCAGGCGTCGCCCAGGGTGGCCGCGCCGGCCATGGCCGCCCGGATAACGGCGGGCTTGGCCTTGCCCGTGCGCGCCGACCTCACCCGGTCGGAGTCGCTGAACGCGATGGGGTCGGCCAGACGCGGGGGTGTGGCGAATTCGTCGGGGTCGAACAGTTTGACCATTGCCAACGACTCGAATCCGGCGTTGAACAGGACTGGACCAGGGATCAGGCCGGGTCGGTCCCGTTCGTAGGGCATGGAACGGATGGCTTGCTCGGCTTCGGCCAGCACCTTGCGGAGGCTGACGGATTGGCGGACGTCGTCGCTCTGGATGTAGGTATTCAGGCTCTCGGAAAGCTTGCCGTAAATACGTTGGATCTGGCTGTGCTGCGCTCGCAGTTCGGCCACCAGATTTTTGAGCGTCTCTCGGTCCTCGTGGGAGAGGTCGTCGGCGAATTGCCTGCTCAACACTTCGCCGATCGCCGAGCGGAAGCGCAATTGCTGCTGCGGGTCCTCCAGGAACGCCGTGAACGACCGGAAGGTGCGGCCCTCGGGGCTTTGGCGCAGCCGCTTGTCGGCCTCCAAAACCTGGGCCATGGTGGCGCCCTTGCTCAGGGACTCCTCGATGATCTGGTTGCGGAGTTCGCCCACCAATTCCTCGATGCGGTCACGCATTTTCTTGTAGTCCGCTGGCAGGCTGGCGGCGAGGTCCAGAATGTTGCCGGCAGCTTCCACGGCGTCTTCGTCGTCCAGAAGGCCATCGAATTCGCCCGAGCTGATGTCCTCCACCAACTGCTGCCGCTCCTGGATTTCCTCCTCCAGGGCTTCCAGCCGCGCGCTCTGGTCCGGATTGGTCTCGTTGGCGAGCTTCTCCACGTCTCCCAGGAGCGTGCCGAGCCGCGATCCATTCAGCGTGGAACGCTCGCTGGAAAGGCTGTCCAGGAACGCCAGCACGCGGGCGGCGGGTTCCGTGACTTCGTAGACGATCTGGCCGGACTGGTTGCGTCGGGTCAGGAACTGCTTGCGCGTCCAATCGTCGCCGAACAACTTGCCGTTCTGCTGGCCGCCCAGTGTCGGGTCCTGTCGCCGGAGCTGCTCAAGGAAAGCGTCGACGTCGGCGTGGAACTCTTCGAGCGGAAGCTGTGGCCGGGTGCGGGTGAAGGATGCCTGCAGGACGGCGATCACCCACGGCGCCGATCGGGTCAAGGCCCATGCAGGGCCTTTGGTCAGCTGTTCGAGGTCACGGAGCCTCGCGCTGATGGCGTCGGCGGAGGACATGGCTGAACGGGACAACTACTCTCCTTCAGCTGCTGCGAAACCTGGCTGGCAGCGGAAACTGCCCCGTACAAGGTTAACGCAGAGCATCAGCCTCCCCACCGCAACCATTTCGTAACCTACCGTGCGGTATGGTTTCGATCCCGCATCAACGGCGTCGCGAGGCGTTTCACCTCTGGCCGGAAAGCCCGCCCACCCCTAGTGTCAGAACATCGACGCAGCCACGCCGCGCCGACCCACGCACCGTCGCTCCGGGGGGAACCATGGATTTCGATTTCACTGCGCTGGAAACAGGCACCTACGTAGTTATTGGAACGCTGGTCTTCGCTGCACTTTTAGTGGCATTCATCGCAGCAGCAGCAATCGCAACAATCATTCTTATTGGCGCCATGGGCATGGTCTGGTACGCCGTCAAAGGCATTCTGGGTGGCCTCGTCCATGGCATTAATTTCGCGTGGGACCGCTTGGTTCACCACGCAGGACAAGTGGAAATTCCGGCCGAATTCCAGCCACAGATTTCCTCTGGCACGGGTAGCTACCCGCGGGTAGCATTGAGGGACAGCTGAAGGGTTCCCACCCACGGCGGACCCTGGCTCCATCCGGTACAACCGGCTAGAGGAGTTACTCCATGACGTCCGCCACTGACAACAGTCTCGCCGCCGCAAGCGTCAACGCCACCGCAGAGGAAGCCCGCGCCGTCGCCGAGGCCGCGAGGGAAACCGAATGGAACCGGCCCAGCTTCGCCAAGGGCCTCTACCTGGGCAGCTTCGACCTCAGCCTGATCCACCCCTGGCCACAAGCACGGGCAGACGACGTGGAGCGGGGCGAGGAATTCATGGGCCGCCTCCTCACGTTCGCCAAAACCATGTCCGGACGCGTGATTGAACGCGATGCCAAAATTCCCGACGAATACCTCAGGGGGCTCGCCGACCTGGGCGTTTTTGGTATGAAAATTCCGCGGGAATACGGCGGCTTGGGTTTGTCCCTGGTCTACTACGGCCGGGCGCTGGCCCTGCTGGGATCGGTTCATCCAAGCCTCGGCGCCCTCATTTCCGCGCACCAGTCCATCGGCGTCCCGGAGCCTGTGAAGGAATTCGGCACACCGGAACAGAAACAGGAATACCTGCCGCGCTGCGCCGCCGGCGCCATTACCGCTTTCCTCCTGACAGAGCCCGACGTCGGCAGTGACCCCGCGCGCATGGGCGCCACTGCCGTGTTGTCCGACGACGGCGGTTCTTACCTTTTGGACGGCGTGAAACTGTGGACCACCAACGGTGTGATCGCCGAACTGGTGGTGGTCATGGCCCGGGTCCCAGCACATACCGATCCCGACGGGACGGAGCACAAAGGCGGGATCTCCGCGTTCGTTGTGGAAATGGACTCCCCGGGCATCACGGTGGAGAACCGCAACGCTTTCATGGGGCTGCGTGGAATCGAAAACGGCGTGACCCGTTTCCACCAGGTCCGGGTCCCCGCGGCGAACCGGCTCGGCCGCGAAGGCCAAGGACTCAAAATTGCCCTCACCACTCTCAACACGGGACGGCTCTCCATCCCCGGTTTGTGCGTTGCTGCCGGAAAGTGGAGCCTGAAGATCTCCCGCGAATGGTCCAACGCCCGGACCCAGTGGGGGCGTCCAGTGGGCCAACACGAGGCAGTGGGCAAAAAGATCGCGTTCATCGCCGCCACCACTTTTGCGCTGGAAGCGGTCTTCGAATTGTCCGCCGAGATGGCCGACGCCGGCCAAAAAGATGTGCGCATCGAGGCTGCACTGGCCAAGCTGTGGTCCACGGAATTGAGCTGCCGGATCGCCGATGAACTTGTCCAGATCCGTGGCGGCCGGGGCTTCGAAACCGCTGATTCCCTTGAGGCCCGGGGCGAGCGTGCTGTCCCCGCCGAGCAGCAGCTCCGGGACCTCCGCATCAACCGGATTTTCGAGGGTTCCAGCGAGATCATGAAACTCCTGATCGCCCGCGAAGCCGTGGACGCACACTTGGCCGCCGCGGGCGACCTCGCCTCAGCGGATGCGAGCCTTCAGGACAAGGCGAGGGCCGCCGTCGGGGCCTCTGGCTTCTACGCGAAATGGCTGCCGAAACTCGTGGCGGGTGCCGGCATGGATCCCCGGTCCTACGCGGAATTCGGGCGCTTGGCCAAACAGCTGCGATTCGTTGAGAGGTCCTCGCGACGGCTTGCACGGCAAACCTTCTACGGCATGGGCAGGTGGCAGGCGAAGCTCGAGCACAAGCAGGCGTTCCTGGGCAGGATCGTAGACATCGGCGCCGAGTTGTTCGCTATGGCCGCGTGCTGCTCGAGGGCTGAAATGCTGCTCCGCAAGCACCCGGAACAAGGCGCCACCGCGTTCGAACTGGCAGAGGCATTCTGCGAGCAAGCCCGTGTGCGGGTGGACGAATACTTCGACCAGCTGTGGAGGAATACTGACGACGGCGATCACGGACTCTCGCGCAAAGTCCTCGCCGGTGACTACGCCTGGCTGGAGTCCGGAGTCCTGGACCAGTCCGAAGGTACCGGGCCGTGGATCGGCGACGCCTCGCCCGGAGCCTCATCCAAGGAGAACCTGCACCGCAACTATCGATGAAGCGCTAGCGAACGTCCCCATCCACGTAGAACCATCGCTTGCCTTCCCGAACAAAGCGGCTGACTTCGCGCTGGACGCCGCGTTCGCCGTCGAGCCTGTAGTGCGCAGCGAACTCCACGGTGCCCGTCGTGTCCAGGGGGCCGCCATTCGACGTCGAGACGATGTCCAGCCTGCGCCACTGCATGTCCGCATCGAGGTCCATGGATTCCGGCCGGGTGGAGGCGTGGCAGGTGCGCAGGAGGTAGCTGGGGTCCAGGACGACGAACGCCGAATAGCGGGAACGCATGAGTTGTTCGGCGGTGGGCGCGTCGGCGTCACCGCGGTGGAACCGGGCGCAGCAATCGTCGTACTGCTCCCCGGAGAGGCAAGGACAGGCGCCGTTGTGGAGTCTGGCAAGGTCAGGGGTCACGAGGTCCCAATCTGGTGCTGTAAATGAGAGCTGGGCAACATATTTTCCCACGCCGTATAACAGCTTTGAAACAACCCCGCCAGAGTGGGGGGCGGCGCGTGATTCCGTCGGTGCTGGACCTTAGGCTGGATACGCAAGCTGGGTGGGCAATGCGCGCATCACAAAACGACAGCCAGGGGAGGCTACGTGGAGGATCCGACAACACTCGCCATCAACCTGACGTATTTGGGAACACTGGGACTCGCTGTCCTCATGTTCCTGGGTCTCGGGTTGGTCATCATCATCACGTTGGTGGTAGCGGGAGTCGGGCGCCTGCTGTCGATTGTCCTCCTGGCGATGGTGGGGATATTCCCGAAGAAGGAAACCACTCCGATCGTCCATGTGCCGCCGCGCCCCGCACGCGTCCCTGGTCCTGTGACCGGCGTCGAGTCTCCAGCAGCTGTTGAATCGCCTCTGGATGACCTCGCCTATCTTGAGACTGGATCTACTGCGGCGCAGGCTCCTACAGCGGTTGCTACGGCAAAGTCTGGTGCCGCTGCACCGGTTTCGAAGGCTGCCGCCGTGCCGGTTTCGAAGGCGGCCGCCGCGCCGGTTTCGAAGGCCGCCGCCGCGCCGGCAGCTCCGCCAGCGGCGAAGCCCGCCGTGCCTTCCGCCCCTGCTGCGCCTTCCGCTCCTGCCCAACCCGCCGCGCCCAAGCGCGACCTCCTGGGAGACGTTCGACGACGACTCTCGGGTGCGTCTGCCGCTGTCAAAGACGGCGCGTGGAAGGCCAAGGTAGACCCCCGCAACCTTCCCAAACCGGCGGAGGTCAAGTCGGTGGTCGAAAACCAGACCGCGCACCATCCGATTCTCGTGGCAGCCACCAAGGAACCGCCGGTTCTGGCGAAGGACTGGGCCGATGCCGTGGCCGAGGCCGATCGTCGTGCAGCCGCCCGCGCTCAGGCTGAGCAGCCGCCCACCATCAAGGTGACTGTCCGCGACGTCGGCGAGCCCACGCCGTCGTCGTCCAATGGCAAAACGCCAGGCCCCAACACGCCGGATACTTCGACAAAACCGGCCGGCAGTGGCAACGGCAAAAACGGCTCCGGTGGCGACGGCGGCGCCGGCAACGGCAGTGGCACCGGCAACGGCGCAAAGAAGTCGGGCCCGAACACTTCCAAGAATGGGAAGTCTCCGAGCCCGATCCGAAAAGGTTCACTCAGCAGCGCCAGCCGCAACTCCTAGCGGCGTCTAAACGGCCAACTGCCGGAAAGACGCGCCATGGTAGATCAGCGGCTTTGACTCCAGGTTGATGGTGGTCGCTTTGACCTCCAGGACCACGATCGCGTGATCACCGGCGGGCGTCTCGGAGACAACTTCGCATTCGAAGCCCAGCACGGCACCGTCGATCAGCACTGCACCTGAGTCGCTCACGCTGGTGTCCAGCCCCGCGAAACGGTCGCGTGTCTTGGAGGCCAGTTGAAGGGCAGCCGCTTCCTGGCCCTCGGCGAGCACCGAAACGCCCAAGCGCTGCGCTTGGCGGAGCTTCGGCCACGTTGTGGAGGAGTTCTGCACGGCAAACATCACCAGGGGCGGTTCCAGCGAGACACCCACGGTGAAGGACGAGGCCACCAAGGCTTCCGGAGTGAAGTCCACCATGGCGCTGAACGCGGCAACTCCGGACGGGAACTGGGCAAATGCGGCCTTGATGGCCGCCGTTTCTTCCACTGTGGTCTGTGTCATTCCGCTGTCCCCTATTCGTGCGTTGCTTGAGTTCCTTTCCATAATTCACCTGCTTCCGGCAACAGCAATATTTGTTGATTCGAAAGACATTTGTGTTGCCGTGTGTCAAGAAATGTCGCGAAGTAAGGCCTCTTCCATTACTTCGCAAGACGAAAAACGAAGAAGTTCTACCGCTTGCGTTTATGCCTCCGACGGCCGTGTGTAGCCTCGATTGAACATCCCGTCCGTGGCCACCGACTCACGCCTGGACACCAGCACCGCCTATCAGCACCGTCCCACCACAGGAAGCCGACATGAGCCTCAACGAGCTACGAACGCTTGGACGCACTGGCGCCCTGATCAGCCCGCTCACGCTGGGCACCCTCAACTTCGGCACCGGCGCCGCACCCACGGGTCCCGCCGAGAGCATCCGCATCATCAAAGCAGCGCTGGACGCCGGCATCACCAGCGTCGACACTGCGGACATCTACTCCCAGGGCGAGGCCGAAACCGTGGTTGGCCAGGCCATCCACAGCCGGCGCGACGACGTTTTCCTCGCCACCAAGTTCCACGGCCAGATGGGTTCCAACCCGGCGCACGCAGGCAACTCACGCCGTTGGATCGTCCGGGCTGTGGAGGACAGCTTGCGGCGGCTGAACACCGACAGGATCGACCTCTACCAAGCGCACCGCCCGGACTACAACACCGATCTCCTGGAAACCATCACTGCGCTGAACGATCTCATCCGGCAGGGCAAGATCCTGTACTACGGCACGTCTGTGTTCAGCCCCGCCCAGCTTGTTGAGGCCCAGTGGATCGCCAACACCAACCACCTCACGCCGCCCGTGGTTGACCAAGTGCCGTATTCGCTTCTGGTGCGCGCCAACGAACGTGACGTTTTCCCCATCACCCAGCAGTACGGCGTCGGGGTTCTGAGTTATGGACCGCTCGACGGCGGGTGGCTGGCCGGCGGTTACCGCGTCGGGGCGGGCCAGCCTGAAAGCTCGCGATCGGCTGCTGTCCCGGGCCGCTTCGACGTCACCGCGCCCTTCAACCAGGGCAAACTGCATGCGGCCGACGCCCTTGCGCAGCTCGCGTCCCGGCATGGGCTGACCTTGATCCAGCTCGCTGTGGCCTTCGCCCTGAATCACCCGGCCGTCACCAGCGTCGTCATCGGGCCGCGCACCGAGGACCACCTCACTGACTATTTGAAGGCAGCAGACGTGGTGCTCAGCGAGGCGATCCTCGACGAAATCGACGACATCGTTGCACCCGCCGTGAACTTCCTTGAACGCGACGCCGGTACCGTTGCACCGCACCTTGAGTACCCGGAATTACGACGCCGGTAGCCCCCCTTCCGTTGTGAGGCCTACTTTGCGCCCTCTTTGACTCCGTTGGGGCGCAGAGCGGGCCTCGCAACAGACTCTTGACGGGGTTCGACCGCGGCGTGATCCTTGTCCTAAGTGCTGCGGCACTCCGCAGCGTTTAGCTTCCAGTAGAACGCCGCCGTCCCATGTCCAAGCACCACGTCAAGCAAAGGGCAGCAAAAGCCGCCACCCCCGGGCAGCCGACCGAAGGTCCTCTGACCCACGAAGAACTGCAACTCTCCGGCCGGAACCATTCCATGCCGCTCGAGGCCCTGCACGACGACATCACGCCGGCGGGCCTCCACTACCTGCTCATCCATTTCGACATCCCGCACGTTGCCGCCGACACCTGGCGGTTGCGGCTGGGCGGGGCAGTGGATCACAGCCTCGAACTGAGTCTTGAGGACATCAAGGCCAGACCCGCAGTCACCATGCCAGTGACCATGGAATGCGCAGGAAACGGCCGGTCACTTTTGGAACCGCGGCCGCTGAGTCAGCCGTGGGTCCTCGGTGCAGTGGGCACCGCCGAGTGGACCGGAACTTCCTTGGCACCCCTGCTGGAGGAGGCCGGTTTGGCGAGTGACGCCGTCGAACTTGTCTTTACCGGTGCTGACGCCGGTGTCCAGGGTGGCGTCGAAGAGCCGTATGCGCGCAGCCTTTCGATCGCCGAGGCAATGCATCCCGAGGTCATGCTGGTCTACGCCATGAACGGAAGTCCCCTGCCGATCCAGCACGGGTTCCCGCTCAGGCTCCTGGTGCCGGGGTGGTACGGCATGGCGAGCGTGAAGTGGTTGACGTCGATTGAGGCTGTGACGTCGCGGTTTATGGGTTTCCAGCAGGCGGTCGCCTACCACTATCTGCAAGGGCCCGATGGGCCTGGGCTGCCCGTCACACACATCCGGGTTCGATCGCTGATGGCGCCTCCCGGGATTCCTGATTTCTTCACCCGACGCCGCATTGTCGACTCCGGCCCGGTCATGCTGCACGGCCGCGCGTGGTCAGGCCACGGCGAGGTGGAACGGGTGGAGGTAGGGATCGACGGCGAGTGGATGCCCGCTCATGTGGACCCGCCCGTGGGTGATTTCGCGTGGAGGTCGTGGTCCATGGTGTGGGTCGCGAGTCCGGGCGAGCACGTGCTGCGCTGCCGGGCTATGGATACGTCCGGCGCGCTGCAGCCCACCGACCAAGTGTGGAATTACCAGGGCATCGGGAACAACATGGCACAACGGGTTGAGGTGACGGTTCGGTAGTTTTCCTCGTGGGCCCGCTCCGAGCGCCGAGCGCGCCGAGAACGCTGGAACGCTGCGTAATCGCCGGAACTTTCCCTACGATCTCGCCGCTTTCGTGTGTTCTCGCGGGGCAGGCGGACCCCGGTTAGACTCGTTCCAATCATGAGTATCCCGTCTTCCTCCCCAGCGAACGTCCGCGTCGACGCCTGGTTGTGGGCGATCCGCGCCTACAAAACCCGCTCCGCCGCGACGGCCGCCTGCCGTGCCGGACATATCCGCATCAATGGGAACCCTGTCAAAGCGTCGCAAAGCGTGATCATCGGCGACACCATCCGGGTCCGGGAATCAGGCTGGGAACGGATCCTCGAAGTCCGACGACTCATCGCCAAGCGCGTCGGAGCCGAAGCTGCCTCACACTGCTTCACCGACCACACTCCCCCTCGCCCAGTCGCTCCCAAACTCGGGCTCCCGCAGCGCGACCGTGGCGCCGGCCGTCCCACCAAGAAGGACCGCCGGGATATGGAGAAGCTACGGGGGTAGGTGGTTGCTGGCCGCAGCTGGCACTTATCCACATGCCGTGTTCTCTGACATGAATGCTTACCCGTCCCCCGCCTAGACTGACCGGCACACCGCCAATCAGCTGCTGGGGAGCCTGTCATGCCACGCCTTTCGTCTGCCACTTTTCCGTTTGTTCATGCGCGGAGGGTGGTCATGGGCGTCGCTGTCGCACTGCTGCTGGGTGGCTGCCAGGGCGGTCCAACGCCGGGCGGCTCACCTTCAGAAACACTTTCGACGACGGCGTCGCCCGCCACCAGCGCTTCGGTTCCGGCGGCTTCGGCTACTCCGAATAGTCCGCCAGCGTCCGCCGTGTACAAGCCCGCGGATGCCAAGGGGAAGGCCGAGAATGTGCCCGTTCCCGTGATGCCGGAGTTGGCGAAGGAGAACTCGAAGGCAGGGTTGGAGGCGTTTATTGGGTACTGGTACGCGCAGCTTTCTTATGTGGACGAAACCGGCGACATGTCGTCATGGCTGCCGTTGATCTCCGAAGACTGCCGTCTGTGTCTCCGGCTGCGGGAATCCGCCGAAGACGGATATACAGACGGGCGGTGGCTGACGGGTGGGAAGATCTCAGTCCCCGTTGTAGAGGTGCTTTGGAGGGACAACTCCATACAGTCAGCAAAAGTCCAGGTGATTCAGCAGCAGATTGACTATTACAACGCAGACGGCAGCATCGGGCGGTCGAGTTCAGAAGCGTCCAACGATGCGTTCGCCCTGTTCGCCAAGTACGTTGATGGTTCATGGATCGTGGTGGATCTTGGGGTCATTGCGTAAACCTATTGTGAAAGTTAG
Above is a genomic segment from Arthrobacter sp. YN containing:
- a CDS encoding acyl-CoA dehydrogenase family protein produces the protein MTSATDNSLAAASVNATAEEARAVAEAARETEWNRPSFAKGLYLGSFDLSLIHPWPQARADDVERGEEFMGRLLTFAKTMSGRVIERDAKIPDEYLRGLADLGVFGMKIPREYGGLGLSLVYYGRALALLGSVHPSLGALISAHQSIGVPEPVKEFGTPEQKQEYLPRCAAGAITAFLLTEPDVGSDPARMGATAVLSDDGGSYLLDGVKLWTTNGVIAELVVVMARVPAHTDPDGTEHKGGISAFVVEMDSPGITVENRNAFMGLRGIENGVTRFHQVRVPAANRLGREGQGLKIALTTLNTGRLSIPGLCVAAGKWSLKISREWSNARTQWGRPVGQHEAVGKKIAFIAATTFALEAVFELSAEMADAGQKDVRIEAALAKLWSTELSCRIADELVQIRGGRGFETADSLEARGERAVPAEQQLRDLRINRIFEGSSEIMKLLIAREAVDAHLAAAGDLASADASLQDKARAAVGASGFYAKWLPKLVAGAGMDPRSYAEFGRLAKQLRFVERSSRRLARQTFYGMGRWQAKLEHKQAFLGRIVDIGAELFAMAACCSRAEMLLRKHPEQGATAFELAEAFCEQARVRVDEYFDQLWRNTDDGDHGLSRKVLAGDYAWLESGVLDQSEGTGPWIGDASPGASSKENLHRNYR
- a CDS encoding RNA-binding S4 domain-containing protein, producing the protein MSIPSSSPANVRVDAWLWAIRAYKTRSAATAACRAGHIRINGNPVKASQSVIIGDTIRVRESGWERILEVRRLIAKRVGAEAASHCFTDHTPPRPVAPKLGLPQRDRGAGRPTKKDRRDMEKLRG
- a CDS encoding sulfite oxidase; the encoded protein is MSKHHVKQRAAKAATPGQPTEGPLTHEELQLSGRNHSMPLEALHDDITPAGLHYLLIHFDIPHVAADTWRLRLGGAVDHSLELSLEDIKARPAVTMPVTMECAGNGRSLLEPRPLSQPWVLGAVGTAEWTGTSLAPLLEEAGLASDAVELVFTGADAGVQGGVEEPYARSLSIAEAMHPEVMLVYAMNGSPLPIQHGFPLRLLVPGWYGMASVKWLTSIEAVTSRFMGFQQAVAYHYLQGPDGPGLPVTHIRVRSLMAPPGIPDFFTRRRIVDSGPVMLHGRAWSGHGEVERVEVGIDGEWMPAHVDPPVGDFAWRSWSMVWVASPGEHVLRCRAMDTSGALQPTDQVWNYQGIGNNMAQRVEVTVR
- a CDS encoding flavin reductase family protein, giving the protein MTQTTVEETAAIKAAFAQFPSGVAAFSAMVDFTPEALVASSFTVGVSLEPPLVMFAVQNSSTTWPKLRQAQRLGVSVLAEGQEAAALQLASKTRDRFAGLDTSVSDSGAVLIDGAVLGFECEVVSETPAGDHAIVVLEVKATTINLESKPLIYHGASFRQLAV
- a CDS encoding aldo/keto reductase, which codes for MSLNELRTLGRTGALISPLTLGTLNFGTGAAPTGPAESIRIIKAALDAGITSVDTADIYSQGEAETVVGQAIHSRRDDVFLATKFHGQMGSNPAHAGNSRRWIVRAVEDSLRRLNTDRIDLYQAHRPDYNTDLLETITALNDLIRQGKILYYGTSVFSPAQLVEAQWIANTNHLTPPVVDQVPYSLLVRANERDVFPITQQYGVGVLSYGPLDGGWLAGGYRVGAGQPESSRSAAVPGRFDVTAPFNQGKLHAADALAQLASRHGLTLIQLAVAFALNHPAVTSVVIGPRTEDHLTDYLKAADVVLSEAILDEIDDIVAPAVNFLERDAGTVAPHLEYPELRRR
- a CDS encoding YchJ family protein — encoded protein: MTPDLARLHNGACPCLSGEQYDDCCARFHRGDADAPTAEQLMRSRYSAFVVLDPSYLLRTCHASTRPESMDLDADMQWRRLDIVSTSNGGPLDTTGTVEFAAHYRLDGERGVQREVSRFVREGKRWFYVDGDVR